A portion of the Halodesulfovibrio sp. MK-HDV genome contains these proteins:
- a CDS encoding methyl-accepting chemotaxis protein, protein MWNSKKIQCLAMSGLLIQLVSGIVMYNTSGTIPLYFFISGLLVVAVFFTMYVAGSYVEADNEKLQKYISEILKDNFDAPHPQFSAQDATFGLVKMLIEELKREKGVLLGVIKGLPVPYILVDADEKALFTNQECLDMLEIDGAPEAQHGSTLGEIFYNDRTRETAVGKSINNGKVFKNLEVTINGHKGGQCHVLANVYPLYNIDGICVGGLCLYLDMTQLKKHEEDLMGQHELIAASAEKIAVITDRLTASCSEISSQVDESLKLSVTQQHGTTDVAAAMEQMNASVMDVAQSANDASGLAESTRGSATQGVEVVQQARAVITRVHEHAVELKNDMHELGGHAESIGDIISVINDIADQTNLLALNAAIEAARAGDAGRGFAVVADEVRKLAEKTMQATTEVSRAVDAIQISAEKSIGSTESASDAIDENTRLSADSAEVLDTIVSMANATADRVREIAAAAGEQSTASDQISAAATQINGLANENSAAMNESATAVNDVARLASELTVLVAELRDIN, encoded by the coding sequence ATGTGGAATTCTAAAAAGATTCAATGTCTCGCAATGAGTGGACTTCTGATTCAACTCGTATCCGGTATTGTTATGTATAATACAAGTGGCACGATTCCACTTTATTTCTTTATTTCTGGCTTGCTGGTCGTCGCTGTCTTTTTCACTATGTATGTTGCTGGATCATACGTTGAGGCAGACAATGAAAAACTACAAAAATATATTTCAGAAATCTTGAAAGACAATTTTGATGCTCCTCATCCGCAGTTTTCAGCACAGGATGCAACCTTTGGATTAGTGAAGATGTTGATCGAGGAACTCAAACGCGAAAAAGGCGTTCTTCTTGGTGTTATTAAAGGGTTACCCGTCCCATATATTCTTGTCGATGCAGATGAAAAGGCATTGTTTACGAACCAGGAATGCTTAGACATGCTGGAAATAGACGGAGCTCCTGAAGCGCAGCATGGAAGTACTCTTGGAGAGATTTTCTATAATGACAGAACACGCGAAACCGCGGTTGGGAAGTCCATTAACAATGGAAAGGTATTTAAAAACCTCGAAGTAACAATTAATGGGCATAAAGGCGGACAGTGTCATGTGCTCGCGAACGTATATCCGCTATATAATATAGATGGTATTTGTGTTGGCGGGCTTTGTTTGTATCTTGATATGACACAGCTGAAAAAGCATGAAGAAGATTTAATGGGGCAGCATGAACTTATTGCGGCTTCTGCTGAAAAAATTGCAGTTATCACAGATAGACTTACTGCGTCCTGTTCCGAAATTTCCTCACAGGTTGATGAGTCTCTTAAGCTCTCGGTAACTCAGCAGCACGGTACAACAGATGTTGCAGCTGCAATGGAGCAGATGAATGCATCCGTTATGGATGTGGCTCAAAGTGCAAATGACGCATCCGGTTTAGCAGAATCAACCCGTGGTAGCGCAACACAGGGAGTTGAAGTAGTTCAACAGGCTCGAGCTGTTATTACGCGTGTGCATGAACATGCCGTTGAGTTGAAAAATGACATGCACGAGTTGGGCGGACATGCTGAATCAATCGGAGATATTATTAGCGTAATTAATGATATCGCAGATCAGACAAACTTACTTGCGCTGAACGCCGCTATTGAGGCAGCACGTGCCGGTGATGCTGGTAGAGGCTTTGCTGTTGTTGCTGATGAAGTTCGCAAGCTGGCAGAGAAAACAATGCAGGCAACAACTGAGGTTAGTAGAGCGGTTGATGCTATTCAGATTAGTGCAGAAAAATCTATAGGGTCTACAGAATCTGCCTCTGACGCGATTGATGAAAACACAAGACTTTCTGCTGATTCTGCAGAAGTTCTTGATACGATTGTTTCAATGGCAAATGCTACCGCAGACAGAGTTCGCGAGATTGCCGCAGCAGCTGGTGAGCAATCTACGGCAAGTGATCAAATTTCCGCCGCTGCAACACAAATAAATGGCTTAGCTAATGAAAATTCTGCAGCAATGAATGAATCAGCAACTGCAGTGAACGATGTAGCCCGCCTTGCATCTGAATTAACTGTACTTGTGGCTGAATTACGCGATATTAATTAG
- a CDS encoding LL-diaminopimelate aminotransferase, whose product MAEFKLADRLAAVPPYLFAQIDKVKAEVAARGVDIISLGIGDPDTPTPQFVLDTMRTALDDAANHQYPSYVGMKEYRTAVADWYKTRFDVDLDPDNEVVSLIGSKEGIAHFPLAFVNPGDLVLVCTPNYPVYGIATEFAGGQVQYVPLLEDNSFLPDLDAIDEATWVKAKAIFINYPNNPTAATADEAFYRKLIDLAKAYNVIIVADAAYTEIYYDDNNKPLSILQVEGGKDVAIEFNSLSKPYNMTGWRVGMACGNEQLVRGLGKIKENVDSGIFQAVQLAGISALRDGEPFVAGLRDMYRGRRDLVVSGLHKAGIKCNIPDATFYVWSHVPDGYTSSTFVTKVLEETGVVLTPGNGFGTPGEGYFRISLTVGNERLEEAVSRIQNL is encoded by the coding sequence ATGGCAGAGTTCAAGCTTGCTGACCGTTTGGCCGCAGTGCCACCGTATCTGTTCGCACAGATTGATAAAGTTAAGGCTGAAGTAGCCGCTCGTGGTGTTGATATTATTAGTCTTGGAATTGGCGATCCGGACACTCCTACACCACAGTTTGTTCTTGATACCATGCGCACAGCGCTGGATGATGCGGCAAACCACCAGTATCCTTCATATGTTGGCATGAAAGAGTATCGTACCGCAGTTGCTGACTGGTACAAAACTCGTTTTGATGTTGACCTTGATCCAGATAATGAAGTGGTAAGCCTTATTGGCTCTAAAGAAGGTATTGCACATTTCCCGCTTGCTTTCGTTAACCCGGGCGATCTCGTCCTCGTGTGTACTCCTAACTATCCTGTATACGGTATCGCAACCGAGTTTGCAGGTGGTCAGGTTCAGTACGTGCCGCTTTTGGAAGATAATTCTTTCCTTCCTGATCTTGATGCTATTGATGAAGCCACTTGGGTAAAAGCTAAAGCTATCTTCATCAACTACCCGAACAACCCGACTGCAGCTACTGCGGATGAAGCGTTCTACAGAAAGCTGATTGATCTTGCAAAAGCATACAATGTTATTATTGTTGCGGATGCGGCGTACACCGAGATTTATTACGATGATAACAACAAGCCTCTTTCTATTCTTCAAGTAGAAGGTGGTAAAGATGTTGCGATTGAGTTTAACTCCTTGTCCAAACCATACAACATGACCGGTTGGCGTGTAGGTATGGCTTGCGGTAACGAGCAGCTTGTTCGTGGTCTCGGCAAGATTAAAGAAAATGTAGACTCCGGTATCTTCCAGGCTGTACAGCTTGCAGGTATTTCCGCGCTGCGTGATGGCGAACCATTTGTCGCAGGTCTTCGTGACATGTACAGAGGTCGTCGTGATCTCGTTGTAAGTGGTCTGCATAAAGCAGGCATTAAATGCAATATCCCAGATGCAACTTTTTATGTTTGGTCTCACGTTCCTGATGGATATACATCATCTACGTTTGTTACCAAAGTTCTGGAAGAGACCGGTGTAGTTCTTACTCCGGGTAACGGTTTTGGTACCCCGGGCGAAGGGTACTTCCGTATCTCACTTACCGTAGGTAATGAGCGCCTCGAGGAGGCGGTATCTCGTATTCAGAACCTGTAG
- the folK gene encoding 2-amino-4-hydroxy-6-hydroxymethyldihydropteridine diphosphokinase yields the protein MCLGSNMGDTDTNLANAITAIDSLDGVSVSKSSSIFRTEPQEKKDQSWFANQVVSVTCSEYVTAHDLLNNLLEIENTLGRVREERFGPRVIDLDVLLFGNEVIESEDLIVPHPRMTERAFVLVPLHEIAPQLQFPDGRGLTEVLGKLEYKVDADQIWQ from the coding sequence ATCTGCCTTGGCTCAAACATGGGCGATACAGATACAAATCTTGCAAACGCGATAACTGCGATTGATTCGCTTGATGGCGTTTCAGTGTCGAAGAGTTCTTCAATTTTTCGTACTGAGCCACAAGAAAAGAAAGACCAGTCATGGTTTGCAAATCAGGTTGTCTCTGTTACGTGTTCAGAGTATGTAACTGCGCATGACCTTTTGAACAATTTGCTGGAAATTGAGAATACGCTTGGAAGGGTGCGCGAAGAGCGCTTCGGCCCGCGTGTGATTGATTTAGACGTATTGTTGTTCGGCAATGAAGTAATTGAATCGGAAGACCTTATTGTACCGCATCCGCGAATGACGGAAAGAGCATTTGTGCTTGTTCCGCTACATGAGATCGCACCGCAGTTGCAGTTTCCGGATGGTAGGGGGCTTACAGAAGTTCTCGGCAAGCTGGAATACAAGGTAGACGCTGATCAGATCTGGCAATAA
- a CDS encoding transcriptional regulator, with amino-acid sequence MIKWVVLLVCGWLLFKLVTNDNKKKTDKKHKDMEKKVATGDMVKDPVCGAFVSLDQDIRIRDGETIHRFCSYECRDKFLARLEESGRAISKESKEEPAD; translated from the coding sequence GTGATTAAATGGGTAGTTCTTTTAGTTTGTGGCTGGCTGCTTTTTAAACTTGTTACTAATGACAACAAGAAGAAAACAGATAAAAAACACAAAGATATGGAAAAGAAAGTTGCAACTGGTGACATGGTAAAAGATCCAGTTTGTGGCGCTTTTGTTTCCCTTGATCAGGACATTCGTATCCGTGACGGAGAAACCATCCATCGTTTTTGTAGCTACGAATGTAGAGACAAGTTTTTAGCCCGTCTTGAAGAGTCAGGCCGAGCGATTTCTAAAGAAAGTAAAGAAGAGCCAGCTGATTAG
- a CDS encoding lysophospholipid acyltransferase family protein: MNPIYSAIYTLGSKMTVNSSKVLGCALGTVMWNSLPKRRKLAIDAIQQHLNVEYEEAVVIAKKSFMHNCRSFLEIFLVPKVDKKFFSELITQDAGHPFSVCVATDAPIIAITGHMGAWEIMAGILGELAVGPHRAQPQIVVRTNKNENMNELIFKLRGGRGAKILSHRNAVFGVLRSLKKKGVTAFLVDHNTKRKEAIFTDFLGEIAAVNSGPAFLALRGKAVILPAFLVRNEEGGYKFIVEEPLSTEDLEGTREEKIQQITRFYTDAVERIVRQYPEQWFWMHKRWKTQPKADDFILPRNDQN; the protein is encoded by the coding sequence GTGAATCCAATATATTCAGCAATTTACACATTAGGTTCCAAAATGACCGTCAACAGCTCCAAAGTGCTGGGATGTGCATTAGGGACCGTAATGTGGAATAGTCTACCCAAACGAAGAAAACTCGCTATAGACGCTATTCAACAGCATTTAAATGTTGAATATGAAGAGGCCGTTGTCATTGCAAAAAAAAGTTTTATGCATAACTGCCGCTCTTTTCTTGAAATATTCCTAGTTCCCAAAGTAGACAAAAAATTCTTTAGTGAGCTTATAACACAGGACGCAGGGCATCCATTTTCTGTCTGTGTAGCGACCGATGCACCAATAATTGCCATAACTGGGCATATGGGAGCATGGGAAATCATGGCAGGAATTTTAGGCGAATTAGCAGTCGGCCCTCACAGAGCACAGCCGCAAATTGTTGTTCGTACCAATAAGAATGAAAACATGAACGAACTCATTTTTAAACTTAGAGGCGGGCGTGGAGCTAAGATTCTTTCCCATAGAAACGCAGTGTTTGGAGTTTTAAGATCGCTTAAAAAGAAAGGAGTCACTGCCTTTTTAGTTGATCACAACACCAAACGGAAAGAAGCCATTTTTACAGATTTCTTAGGTGAAATAGCCGCCGTAAATTCAGGCCCCGCTTTCCTGGCCCTTAGGGGCAAAGCAGTTATCTTGCCAGCGTTCCTTGTCCGTAACGAGGAGGGGGGCTACAAGTTCATTGTTGAAGAGCCCCTCAGTACCGAAGATCTTGAGGGAACCCGTGAAGAAAAAATCCAACAGATCACCAGATTCTATACAGACGCAGTTGAACGCATAGTACGTCAGTACCCAGAACAATGGTTCTGGATGCACAAGCGCTGGAAAACTCAGCCGAAGGCTGACGATTTTATTCTTCCACGGAATGACCAAAACTAA
- a CDS encoding lysophospholipid acyltransferase family protein, translating to MKIPLPIPLISSTLFQLYKVWCKTLKYEEVGREKIDKLWDAQAPMIACLWHDELFPLMHVRRQLEIIAVVSQSTDGEILAQVLEKLGLLTSRGSSSRGGVKALLRVAKTMKTSRHLGCITVDGPKGPRHEAKEGAVFIAHRSKAKVIPVRIAMSNSYVFKKAWDKFQVPLPFSKVKILFGEPYDLAEGSLNEEYLEKERKCLEDKLKALL from the coding sequence ATGAAAATTCCATTGCCAATTCCCCTTATTTCTTCAACGCTTTTTCAGTTATACAAAGTCTGGTGTAAGACTTTAAAATATGAAGAAGTAGGGCGTGAAAAAATAGATAAACTCTGGGATGCACAGGCACCAATGATAGCTTGTCTGTGGCACGATGAGCTGTTTCCACTCATGCATGTTCGAAGACAGCTTGAGATAATAGCCGTTGTAAGCCAAAGTACAGATGGAGAAATCCTTGCTCAGGTTCTTGAGAAGCTTGGCCTTCTCACCAGTAGAGGGTCCAGCTCCCGCGGTGGCGTAAAAGCATTACTACGTGTAGCTAAGACCATGAAAACGTCCCGTCACCTTGGCTGTATTACGGTCGATGGACCAAAAGGGCCACGCCATGAAGCTAAAGAAGGTGCAGTATTTATTGCCCACAGAAGCAAGGCGAAGGTTATTCCTGTAAGAATAGCCATGTCTAATTCGTATGTTTTCAAAAAAGCATGGGACAAATTCCAAGTGCCATTACCTTTCTCAAAAGTTAAGATCCTCTTTGGTGAACCTTATGACTTGGCAGAAGGAAGTCTTAACGAAGAATATCTTGAAAAAGAACGTAAGTGCTTAGAAGATAAACTTAAAGCATTACTTTAA
- a CDS encoding ABC transporter ATP-binding protein, giving the protein MAKRKKLPKNSGKLLKRTLRYFAPYKVSIAISLIAMAVVAATTGASAYLIKPALDDIFINKNSDYLMIIPFAYFILVLAKGSGRYAQNYFMTYCGLKVLEQLRNELFDKIICLPLKFYEEQQVGMLMSRVVNDVAEIRGSLPAVVKGTRQFLTMIALLFVVFYQDAYLATWAVLVLPLALFPFIHFGRKLRKLGKKNQILISAMTIFLQEKFSGIRVVKAFANEEGEKAGFRIENSRIAKLALKQTVVGQMSSPIMELIGALGIGLVIWYGGSQVIAGQQTAGTFFSFVAALVMLYDPVKELTSANNSLQKALAGAERVFEILDSPDINVEQDGSQILEGVHEVSFDNVTFSYDETGQPALKDIHIHIKEGEKVAIVGPSGAGKTTFVNLVPRFYEQQEGRVLINGIDSRSLTLKSLRKNVAIVSQDAFLFDTTIADNIAYSSEECSKEAIEEAAKAAFAHEFICDFPEGYDTVVGERGVRLSGGQKQRLTIARALLKDAPLLILDEATSALDSESEKVVQLALENLMKDRTSLVIAHRLSTIISADRILVMKNGEVVDEGTHESLLSNSPLYQRLYTLQFESHEEIA; this is encoded by the coding sequence ATGGCAAAACGTAAAAAACTGCCTAAAAACAGCGGTAAACTTCTAAAACGTACATTACGATACTTTGCGCCTTACAAGGTATCCATTGCAATTTCTCTTATTGCTATGGCTGTTGTTGCCGCAACAACAGGGGCATCCGCGTACCTAATTAAACCAGCACTGGATGACATTTTCATCAATAAAAACAGTGACTATTTGATGATCATTCCCTTTGCTTACTTCATTCTTGTTCTTGCAAAAGGATCAGGGCGATACGCACAAAACTACTTTATGACCTACTGTGGTCTTAAGGTGCTTGAACAGCTGCGTAACGAACTGTTCGATAAAATTATCTGCCTTCCCCTCAAGTTCTACGAAGAACAGCAGGTGGGCATGCTCATGTCACGTGTCGTCAACGATGTAGCCGAAATCCGTGGTAGTCTTCCGGCGGTAGTTAAAGGAACACGTCAATTCCTTACAATGATTGCCTTGCTCTTTGTTGTTTTTTATCAGGATGCGTACCTTGCAACTTGGGCAGTGCTTGTCTTACCACTTGCTTTATTCCCGTTTATCCATTTCGGAAGAAAACTGCGCAAGCTTGGCAAGAAGAACCAGATCCTCATCTCTGCAATGACAATTTTCCTTCAAGAAAAGTTCAGTGGCATTCGAGTTGTTAAAGCATTTGCCAATGAAGAGGGTGAAAAGGCTGGTTTTCGAATTGAAAACAGTCGTATTGCCAAGCTAGCCCTTAAGCAAACCGTTGTTGGACAAATGTCCTCACCAATCATGGAGCTTATCGGAGCCCTCGGTATTGGTTTAGTTATCTGGTACGGTGGTTCACAGGTAATCGCTGGTCAGCAGACTGCTGGTACATTCTTCTCATTCGTTGCAGCACTCGTTATGTTGTATGACCCGGTCAAAGAACTCACCTCTGCAAACAACTCACTTCAAAAAGCACTTGCTGGCGCAGAACGTGTATTTGAAATTCTCGATTCTCCAGATATCAATGTAGAACAGGATGGTTCACAAATACTTGAAGGAGTACATGAAGTTTCCTTCGATAATGTGACATTTAGCTATGATGAGACCGGTCAGCCCGCACTTAAAGATATTCATATTCATATTAAAGAAGGCGAAAAAGTTGCAATTGTCGGCCCGAGTGGCGCTGGTAAAACAACTTTTGTAAACCTCGTTCCTCGTTTTTACGAGCAGCAAGAGGGGCGTGTTCTTATAAATGGTATAGACTCCCGAAGTCTTACGCTCAAATCGTTACGCAAAAATGTAGCAATCGTATCTCAGGATGCTTTTCTGTTTGATACAACAATTGCTGACAACATTGCATACTCTTCAGAGGAGTGCAGTAAAGAAGCAATTGAAGAAGCAGCTAAGGCAGCATTTGCGCACGAGTTCATCTGTGACTTCCCAGAGGGATACGACACTGTCGTAGGTGAACGTGGCGTACGTCTTTCCGGCGGCCAAAAGCAGCGCCTAACAATTGCCCGCGCTTTATTAAAAGACGCGCCATTACTTATTCTAGACGAAGCAACAAGCGCGCTTGACTCAGAATCAGAAAAAGTAGTTCAGTTGGCGTTGGAAAACTTAATGAAGGATCGCACAAGCCTTGTGATCGCACACCGTCTTTCCACCATCATTTCTGCTGATAGAATTTTAGTTATGAAAAACGGTGAAGTTGTAGACGAGGGCACTCACGAGTCCTTGCTTTCAAACAGCCCATTATACCAGCGACTGTACACCTTACAGTTTGAGAGTCATGAGGAGATTGCTTAA
- the yedF gene encoding sulfurtransferase-like selenium metabolism protein YedF, which produces MSKTELNCLSLSCPQPVIQCKNLIEQEAPSVFTILVDNDAAKDNVVRFLSVKGYSAKSDQIEGGWRILATASDTDMCEILTDDDLASVDSSICVFISSATIGRGDDVLGAKLMKNFLATLPELGKSLWRIVMVNGAVTLATEDSHVLDELKALEATGVDLLVCGTCLEHFSMLEKKAVGETTNMLDIVTSMQVAAKVIRP; this is translated from the coding sequence ATGAGTAAAACTGAATTAAATTGTCTTTCCCTGTCCTGTCCTCAGCCTGTCATCCAGTGCAAAAATTTGATCGAACAAGAAGCTCCATCTGTTTTTACTATATTAGTAGATAATGATGCAGCAAAAGATAACGTAGTACGGTTCCTTTCTGTAAAGGGATATTCTGCAAAATCCGACCAAATAGAAGGCGGTTGGCGAATATTAGCCACTGCCTCAGACACTGATATGTGTGAAATTCTTACTGACGACGATTTGGCTTCGGTAGACAGTAGTATATGCGTTTTCATTTCTTCGGCCACTATTGGCAGAGGTGATGACGTACTTGGTGCTAAGTTGATGAAGAACTTCTTAGCGACGTTGCCAGAACTTGGCAAGTCTTTGTGGCGTATTGTAATGGTCAATGGTGCTGTTACCCTCGCAACAGAGGATAGCCATGTTTTGGATGAATTAAAAGCCCTTGAAGCCACTGGAGTTGATCTTTTGGTTTGTGGAACATGTCTTGAACATTTTTCCATGCTAGAAAAAAAAGCTGTGGGCGAAACTACAAATATGCTGGATATCGTAACCAGCATGCAGGTAGCTGCAAAAGTTATACGACCATAA
- a CDS encoding pseudouridine synthase: MSEQNKEISSQETEDRRDSRTGFGDRSERNQSGKNVDRRDDEHTPKKRSERSYFDKGVYQGRPMDDGDGEGKRNTFNDLPSRSPSGKDNYRQGGRNSQGRSDSRGRGDNRGRNDRNDRGESRTRNGSWSRKDREEQTGSDRRPQRDGFKGRPVERDENSRNAAPRSDRPDSRRSDRDFRGGDRQRDNRREDSRGEQSGSDRRPQRDGFRGRPVERDENSRNAAPRSDRPDSRRSDHDFRGGDRQRDNRREDSRGGRDNRGRFESRDRGESRDRNESWNRGERGEQSGSDRRPQRDGFRGRPAERSEGSRNGFDRSDRSDSRRPDRDFHGGDRQRDNRREDSRGGRDNRGRFESSDRRDSGRPFSERNDRRDSGKRGFESRGRSDRPSRPQEGKRDGNEAFGKRPMRYDASAEGAPRNNRPEAKGKPAENRPPRPEKKPFVPAKPSVPNLNEPLRINKALAFAGICSRRAADDLIAQGVVFVNGVKVEEPGLKIIPTSDVLEVNAERVVFNTEKAEPLYVLLHKPVQTVCTANDPEGRPTVLDILPEEFKEKRIFPVGRLDFFSTGLLLLTNDGELTHRLTHPKWHQTKVYRVRVRGDVPEEVLEKFRRGMTLEEGEKLAPIECKILAHDEGNTRVEMVLTQGINRQIRRMFRDVELTILNLHRVKIGPIQIGELDKGESRELTPEELAELYKATGLSS; this comes from the coding sequence ATGTCAGAACAAAATAAAGAAATTTCGTCTCAAGAGACTGAAGACCGACGTGATAGTCGGACTGGCTTTGGTGATCGTTCCGAACGTAACCAATCAGGCAAAAATGTAGATCGTCGTGACGACGAGCACACCCCAAAAAAACGTAGCGAACGTTCCTACTTCGACAAAGGTGTATACCAAGGTCGTCCTATGGACGATGGTGACGGTGAAGGTAAACGCAATACTTTTAATGACCTACCTAGTCGTTCACCCTCTGGTAAAGATAACTACCGTCAAGGTGGTCGCAACAGTCAGGGACGTTCCGATTCTCGTGGGCGTGGTGATAACCGTGGCCGTAATGATCGCAATGATCGTGGCGAAAGTCGCACTCGTAATGGCTCATGGAGCCGTAAAGATCGTGAAGAACAGACCGGCTCAGACCGTCGCCCACAACGTGATGGTTTTAAAGGGCGTCCAGTAGAACGTGATGAGAATAGCCGTAATGCTGCTCCTCGTTCTGATCGTCCTGACTCCCGTCGTTCCGATCGCGATTTCCGTGGCGGAGACCGCCAGCGTGATAATCGCCGTGAAGATTCTCGTGGTGAACAGTCTGGATCAGACCGTCGTCCACAGCGTGATGGTTTCAGAGGACGTCCGGTAGAACGCGATGAGAATAGCCGTAATGCTGCTCCTCGTTCCGATCGTCCTGATTCCCGTCGTTCTGATCACGATTTCCGTGGCGGAGACCGCCAGCGTGATAATCGTCGTGAAGATTCTCGTGGTGGCCGTGACAACCGTGGTCGTTTCGAATCTCGTGATCGCGGTGAAAGTCGTGACCGCAATGAATCTTGGAACCGTGGCGAACGTGGTGAACAGTCTGGCTCAGACCGTCGTCCACAGCGTGATGGTTTCAGAGGACGTCCAGCAGAACGTAGCGAAGGTAGCCGTAATGGTTTTGATCGCTCCGATCGTTCTGATTCCCGTCGTCCTGATCGTGATTTCCATGGCGGAGATCGTCAGCGTGATAATCGCCGTGAAGATTCTCGTGGTGGTCGCGATAACCGTGGCCGTTTTGAATCTTCTGATCGCCGTGATTCAGGTCGTCCTTTTTCAGAAAGAAACGATAGACGTGATTCTGGCAAACGTGGCTTTGAAAGCCGCGGGCGCAGTGATCGCCCTAGCCGTCCACAGGAAGGCAAACGTGATGGCAACGAAGCATTTGGCAAGCGCCCTATGCGTTACGATGCAAGTGCAGAAGGCGCTCCTCGTAACAATCGTCCTGAAGCTAAGGGCAAACCAGCAGAGAATCGTCCTCCACGTCCAGAGAAAAAGCCATTTGTACCTGCGAAGCCAAGTGTACCAAACTTAAATGAGCCTTTGCGCATCAATAAAGCTTTGGCATTTGCCGGTATTTGTTCCCGTCGTGCAGCTGACGATCTGATTGCTCAAGGTGTAGTATTTGTTAACGGCGTAAAAGTAGAAGAGCCGGGATTAAAAATTATCCCAACTTCTGACGTGCTGGAAGTAAATGCTGAACGCGTTGTGTTTAATACTGAAAAAGCTGAACCGTTGTATGTTCTTCTTCATAAACCAGTTCAGACTGTTTGTACTGCGAATGATCCGGAAGGCCGCCCTACTGTTTTGGATATTCTTCCAGAAGAGTTTAAAGAGAAGCGTATTTTTCCGGTAGGACGACTCGACTTTTTCTCAACCGGTCTTCTTTTGTTGACCAACGATGGTGAGCTGACTCATAGACTCACTCATCCTAAGTGGCACCAGACTAAAGTTTATCGTGTACGTGTTCGCGGTGATGTTCCAGAAGAAGTTTTGGAAAAATTCCGTAGAGGCATGACTTTGGAAGAAGGCGAAAAACTTGCTCCGATTGAATGTAAAATTCTTGCACATGATGAAGGTAACACTCGAGTTGAAATGGTATTGACTCAAGGTATTAACCGTCAGATTCGTCGCATGTTCCGTGATGTTGAGTTGACTATTCTTAACTTACATCGTGTGAAGATTGGACCAATTCAGATTGGTGAACTCGATAAAGGTGAAAGCCGTGAGTTGACCCCGGAAGAACTTGCTGAACTTTATAAGGCTACCGGCCTAAGCAGCTAG
- the lolA gene encoding outer membrane lipoprotein chaperone LolA, translating to MNRIITASLLMFCLFFVNAETANAGLESLTKSYGKAQTVTADFVQTLIHKDSGGKDVRTGNFVIKRPQLVRWVTNKPFNELLIVNRDAVWNYLEDEEVVYKYPRELADESQNALRFLLGDANVDNDFYVEDGETKGNYLLFPKEPTANLTEAKIWINEESGIISRLRIVDFYGNINDITFKNVQFDKPVDDLVFNFTPPVGVDVEDNTKK from the coding sequence ATGAATCGCATTATCACAGCTAGCTTGCTAATGTTTTGTCTTTTTTTCGTAAACGCAGAAACTGCGAATGCAGGGCTTGAATCTCTTACAAAGTCATACGGAAAAGCTCAAACAGTTACAGCTGACTTTGTGCAAACCCTCATCCATAAAGATAGTGGTGGCAAAGACGTTCGAACTGGAAATTTTGTTATCAAACGGCCTCAGCTAGTTCGTTGGGTAACAAACAAGCCTTTCAACGAATTGCTCATAGTAAATAGAGATGCTGTCTGGAATTATCTTGAAGATGAAGAAGTTGTATACAAGTATCCACGCGAACTTGCGGATGAAAGCCAAAATGCATTACGCTTTTTGCTTGGAGACGCAAACGTAGATAACGACTTTTACGTTGAAGATGGGGAGACAAAAGGAAACTACCTTCTTTTCCCAAAGGAACCCACAGCGAATCTTACCGAAGCCAAAATTTGGATAAATGAAGAATCTGGGATAATATCACGACTCCGCATTGTTGACTTCTACGGAAACATCAATGACATCACATTCAAGAATGTTCAATTCGACAAGCCAGTGGATGATCTAGTTTTCAACTTCACCCCACCAGTAGGTGTGGATGTAGAAGATAATACTAAAAAATAA